The DNA segment AGAGGTCCGAACCTCATGAGCGCCCCGTCCTCCGTGCCCACCGGGACCGCCGACTCAGCCGGGACCGCCGACGCCGACGCGGCCCGCGCTTCCCTGGAAGCTCTGCGCTCCGAGATCGCCAAGGCGGTGGTCGGCCAGGACTCGGCCGTCACCGGTGTCGTCGTGGCGCTGCTCTGCCGAGGGCATGTCCTGCTCGAAGGCGTCCCCGGTGTGGCCAAGACCCTGCTGGTGCGAGCCCTGGCCGCGTCGCTCGAACTGGACACCAAGCGCGTCCAGTTCACCCCGGACCTGATGCCCGGCGATGTCACCGGATCGCTCGTCTACGACGCCCGCACCGCCGAGTTCTCCTTCCAGCCGGGCCCGGTCTTCACCAACCTCCTCCTCGCCGACGAGATCAACCGCACCCCTCCGAAGACACAGTCGTCCCTCCTGGAGGCGATGGAGGAGCGCCAGGTCACCGTCGACGGCGTCCCGCGTCCGCTGCCCGAGCCGTTCCTCGTGGCCGCGACGCAGAACCCGGTCGAGTACGAGGGCACGTACCCCCTTCCCGAAGCCCAACTGGACCGGTTCCTGCTGAAGCTGACCGTTCCGCTGCCGACCCGTGACGACGAGGTCCAGGTCCTGACCCGCCATGCCGCCGGTTTCGACCCCCGCGACCTCCAGGCCGCAGGCATCCGGCCGGTCGCCGGCCCCGCCGATCTCGAAGCCGCCCGCATCGCGGTGGCCGCGACGGTTGTCTCCCCCAAGATCGCAGGCTATGTGGTCGATATCTGCCGTGCCACGCGTGATTCCCCCTCGGTCTCCCTCGGCGTCTCCCCCCGTGGAGCCACCGCCCTGTTGTCGACCGCCCGAGCCTGGGCCTGGCTCACCGGCCGCGACTACGTGACCCCGGACGATGTGAAGGCTCTGGCCCTTCCGACGCTCCGCCACCGCATCCATCTGCGCCCCGAGGCCTCGATGGAAGGGGTCACCCCCGACTCCGTCATCTCCGCTGTGCTCGCCCATGTCCCCGTACCCAGGTGAGGCGCTGAACCGTGGCCCTCACCGGACGTACTGCCTTGCTGG comes from the Streptomyces sp. NBC_00525 genome and includes:
- a CDS encoding AAA family ATPase; protein product: MSAPSSVPTGTADSAGTADADAARASLEALRSEIAKAVVGQDSAVTGVVVALLCRGHVLLEGVPGVAKTLLVRALAASLELDTKRVQFTPDLMPGDVTGSLVYDARTAEFSFQPGPVFTNLLLADEINRTPPKTQSSLLEAMEERQVTVDGVPRPLPEPFLVAATQNPVEYEGTYPLPEAQLDRFLLKLTVPLPTRDDEVQVLTRHAAGFDPRDLQAAGIRPVAGPADLEAARIAVAATVVSPKIAGYVVDICRATRDSPSVSLGVSPRGATALLSTARAWAWLTGRDYVTPDDVKALALPTLRHRIHLRPEASMEGVTPDSVISAVLAHVPVPR